TGCATGGCGCTGGCCATGCTGCCGCCCGTGCCGCTGTCACCACCGATATGGATGTCACGCGCATAGCTTTCGGGCAGGGGCTGGCCGTGGCTTGCGGCAACCCGGCGGGCCTGTGCGGCGTTGGTGGCTTCGGGGTTACGGACGGCCTCGGCCCGGACCAGACGCTGGCGCAGCACGCTGATCTGGCCACTCATGTCACGGCGCATGGCCTGCATTTCCAACTGCAGGGCCTTGATCTGGGCATCCGATGCGGAATCCGCATGGGCCTGATGAAAGGAAGAGAGCCCCAGAAGGGCAGACGAACCAAGCAACAGGGAAACTATAGGCCGGCGGATCATGTTAAGCATTCCGTAATGAAGGATGAGTTCATTTAGAATGGGCTTCTGACCCTGTGTGTTATGTTTCAGATACAGTTTTATGAATGTTTTATTAAATGATCTATATTTAAATAATCGCTCTCATGCCAGCGATAGACCACATCATTCGGTCTGCAATAATTCCATGCGTTCCCTGTACAACATAGCTGCGGGCAATCATGACCAAGGCATTAAAAAAACCATTACCTTGGGGAACTTCCGCTTTTCCAGGAAATCAGCTACCGGCAGCCAATGCTGCATTGCCGGTTTATTGTATGATTTTTATCACTACAGGCCATCTGGACACAAAAGCGTGCCCTGCCCACCCGTGCCGCATGCTGTTGCCAGCCATATTGTGGCCACAATACCACACGAAGCAGATGGCCTGACTCCAGTTTTATGAAGGATTGACGGGCGGGCTGCCCTGCGGGGTCAGATTCTGGCGGGCCTGCTGGCGGATGGCGTTGCACTTCTTGGTAAACACGGCGGACTGGGAAGCAGTCATGAAATTGATGATGAACGCCACCACCAGCGAGCAGAAGGACAGCGCGATCACCGCCTGCCCCAGGCCGCCTATGGGCGTATCGTAATATTCCGCCGAGTACCACAGCAGTACGAGGCTGAGCACCGCCCCGAAAAAGCCCATGACGCCAGTGTAATGGACCAGCGTATCTTCCTCGTTGGCATAATCAGCACTTTCCTGCCACAGCAGGTACAGCTTCTGGTTCATTTCCTCCACCTGGCAGTCATGTTCCAGTTGCTGTGCACTGACCAGCTTGGTGGGAGCGGTACGGTACATGCCCAGTTCCTGCTGGGCCTTGGCAAAGACGCGCCGCCGCTCCTTGATCGCTGGCAGGCTGATATCCACAAAGCTGAGAGCCCGATCCGAAAGTTTTTCAACCCTGACAATGCCTTGCTGTCCGTCGTGTGAGCATTCGGATTGAGGCGATCAATGTCCATGCGGTTGAGGAAGCAATGGATTGTTCCCAATCTTTGGCGAGCCGCCTGCATCGTCCCAGCCATGCGAATGTCCGTTCCACCACCCAGCGACGCGGCAGGATCTGAAAACCCTTCACCGTATCGGACCGCCTGATGATTTCGAGGGTCCATTTTCCCATGGAGGCGAGCGCGGATCGCAATTTGTCGCCAGCATAGCCGCCATCAGCGAAGATGTGGCGCAGCCAGGGAAAGCGCCTGCGTATCGCTGCCAGAACATCAACGGCCCCATCACGGTCCTGGATATCAGCGGCATGAACGAGGAGAAAGATCAGGAAGCCGCAGGTATCCGTCACGATATGGCGCTTGCGGCCCTTGACCTTCTTCCCCGCGTCATAGCCCGAAATCCCGCCGCTTTCCGTGGTTTTCACCGACTGGCTGTCAATCACGCCCGCGCTCGGAGAGGCGTCACGTCCCTCGATCTCGCGCAGGCTCATGACCAGCACCGTATTCATGACCTCGAACACTCCGGCATCACGCCAGGCGTAAAAATAGCGCCTGATGGTCGAGACCGGCGGAAAGCATTTCGGCAGCAGACGCCACGCACACCCGGCCGAGGCTATGTAGAGCATCGCATTGACCACCTCGCGCATATCCGTCGTGCGCGGACGACCGCCCCGTTTCGCCGGGGGCACAAATGGCATGATCAAAGTCCACTCCCCGTCCGTCATGTCCGATGGATATCGCAATCTTTCCCGGCTATACTCGCGCCGGGCAATACCAGTCCATGTCACCATTCACTCCATCTCTCTGCAAAGACGGATGAATCACAACAGGCTGGTATTGTTCAAAAACTTTCGGATCGGGCTCTGAGAATTGCCACATTCAGGCCGGCTGACAACTGCACGACTGCCTGAAAATCACCCCAAGTCTGGCTCACGCTCGCCCTCCGGTCCCAAAACCGTGAACATGATACCGCATGCCACGACAAAGCAGCAGCGCGTAAAACGGGCAGGCAGGATTGCAATCAGTCCGGGACCGCCAGCCTGCGCCACATCCCGCCCATCGTGAAGCCGGTCGGGGGTACGTCCCTAGATCGGGCAGGCGCCACTGGCGCATTGCAGGTGCGCCCAGTCCACCACTTCACGCACGTCCTCATCCTGTATCATGGCCGTAATGGCGGCGAATTTCCCGGCCGGGACTTCCTCCTCGGGCAGGTATTCATAGCCCAGATCACAGTCCGGGCGGCTGGGCAGCACCGCGCAGCAGCGCACATGCGGCTGGTTGGCCGCCACCATGCCGCGGAAGCCATCAAGATCATGCCGGTCGGTATAGACCTTCAGCGTGTAGGACACCTGGTTGCCCTGCTCCGCCCCGATCCAGTATTTCTCAAGCAGTTCCAGCCAGCGGTACTGTTCCTCCGGCGTGGCTTCGGGGGCGGTCACCACACGCCCGCCCATGCCAAGGCGCTGGATAAGCGGCACGGTGGGAAAACCCACGATGCTCATGCCCGGAAAGCTGCGCAACGCGCGCACGGGATAGCCCCTGCGCCCGTAGGCGGGCAGCAGCGGGTCGGTTCCCGCTTCCCATGTACCATCCGCACGCTGCACGCCCTTGAACTGAACCCAGCGCAGGTACTGCCGCCGCGGGGGCAGATGCGCGCCCTCGGTCAGGCCGAACAGCTTGGACGTGGTGCCCGCAGGCTTGACGGTCGTGACCGTGACCGGCCGTGCGGTGCCGGTTTCGCGTGCATAGGTGTTGGCCTCCTCCTTCGCGATGGTCGAGAGCGCGCGCACCGCGTTCCAGAAAGGTGCGGCGCGCGCCTCATCCAGCAGGTCATGAAAGTCCAGGCCAAAGCGCAGCCATGCCCATTCATGCAGCCCGGTCGGCCCGATGCCGATGCGGTTAGTCCGGCGCACTTCTTCCCCATACAGTGCATCCATGCGGTTGGCGCGCAGCAGGAAGCGTACGCCCAGCCGCACGGCATCGCGCACGCGGGCGTCCCATGTCCGAGCCATATCCACCGGCACGGCACCGGGGGTTACCTCCGCCAGCGCCACCGGGCAGGCCAGCAGCGGGGCAAAATCACCAATCACGCAATATCCGCCGGTAACATGCAGCGTGATCTCGCCACACGGATTGGTCGTAACCGGAAAATGCGCGCCCGCTGCCCGCCGTGCCAGATCGGCCAGCAGGGTTGCCCCGACGGTTGCCTGATAGCGGGCCGAGCGGAAATCGCGCCCGTCGGCATGCACTTTTTTCAGCCGCGCACTGCCGGTGCGGCTGTCCTCCAGCCGGTCACCATTGATGAAGCCCGGCTCCCCGTTGATCCACGCGCATCGCGTGGCTTCGGCAAACACGGCGCGGGCATGCTCGGCCAGCGGGCCGGTCCGTGCCGGGTCATTCACGCAATCCCAGAATTCATGGTCCACCATGACCGAATGGTTGGCCGTCCACAGCCCGCCTTCTTCCTTGGCGCGGATGAAGCGCAGCACTTCGGCGTCACGCCACGACTTGGTGGCCATGCGCGCGGCACGGCGGGCGCCCCCCACCTGCACCTCGACCGACAGGTAGTGGTCCACCCGCAGCGCCTGTTCCCACAGGGGCATACCCCCTGCCCTTGCCACCCCGATCACATGCTCACGCACATTGAGCAGGCCGCGAAGCAGCGAAACGGGACCGGATGCGGGCCGTCCCTGCATGCCCGCGATCGGGCTGCCCGCGCAGCGGATCGCGCTGAAATCCAGCACCAGCCTGCGCTCACGTTCCCCGCGAAAGGCCATGGCCTCGATCATTTCGACCGCCTTGCCCCAGCCTTCGCGGCTGTCCTCAATGACATGGACGGGGTCACTGCCTTCGGGCTGCCGGGTCAGCACGGTTCTTTCCAGAAAAGCGCGGACCTGCGCCTCCATCTCCGCATCGAACGCTTCCAGCGCCATGCCCCATGGCAGGATCTGCATCTCCAGCCCGAAGCGCAGCAGGCCCGCGCGGTCATGCGGGTAGTCCGGGTGATCGGGCGAGAGGACGAACTTCAGCTCCGGTGCCTGCCCCCAGTCCACGACGCACAGTTCATCATCATACGCCCGCCCCACGCCGGAACCGTTGAGCAGAAGGTAGAATTTGGCGAATGAGCAGATGGCCGTGGCGCAGTTGGTGAACATTTCCATGTTCCGCCCTGGCTGGGTGCCATCGCCATGCTGGAGATGGCGGCCGGATGTCAGCAGGGCACCGGTGGCGATTGCATTACGCAACTGGGCACGCTCATCCGCCTCCACCATGGGAAGCAGGGCAGTATTGCCCGCCGCCACACGGTCGGCCACACGGCCGAAATCTTCCTGGTCGGACGGGCGGAACACGGTACGGCGGCCCACGGCCTCGCCCATGCCGGGATCAAGGGCGCGTGGTGGCAGGGGAGCAACCCCGAACGCACCTTCAAACGCGCCGCGTGCCCTCATCCATGCACCACCAGACAGCGAAAAACCTCCGTCCATGCCCCTGCTCCCCCATATCAGGCGCGGCCGATACGCCAGACACCGTTTCGCTCATGTTGTGTTAGGTGCGCCATGATTGCACCATATATGGTGTCATGCACGCATTAAATGACATGCCCCCATGTGCCCGGGCAGCAAAAGTCAGGACCTGGGCGGGCCGACTCCCGCATGTATTTTTTTCCGGGGTAACGGTTTCGGCCCGGCTCGGGCGGGCGGGCCGGAAAGAGGCATGCGCCCCCGCAATCCGGTATCGTGATCGGCTGCATTCGGGACACGGGGCCCGTCATTGCGCTGAACCGGGCCACCTTTGTGAACCGGGCGGAAAACCATGGCAGGTGGCGCGCGTCTGCTTCATGTCAACACGAAGCAGGATGACATTCCATGAAAGCACTGACCTGGCAGAAAAAGGGCAAGATCACATGCGAAAGCGTGCCTGACCCCGTCATTCTCGATGGCCATGACGCCATCATCAAGGTAACCGCTTGCGCGATCTGCGGCTCCGACCTCCATCTGATGGATGGCATGATGCCGACCATGCGGTGTGGTGACATTCTGGGTCACGAAACGATGGGGGAAGTGGTCGAGGTCGGTCGGGACAATACGCGTCTTTCCATCGGACAGCGTATCGTCGTCCCCTTCACGATTTCCTGCGGTGCGTGCCGGCAGTGCAGATGGGGCAACTGGAGCTGCTGCGAGCGGACAAATCCCAACGGGCACCAGCAGGCCGAGACATTCGGCTATCCATTGGCCGGCCTGTTTGGCTATTCCCATATTACGGGTGGCTTTGCTGGCGGTCAGGCGGAATACCTGCGCGTGCCCTATGCCGATGTCGGGCCGATCGTGATTCCCGAAGGGCTGGATGACGAACAGGTCCTGTTCCTCTCTGATATTTTCCCCACCGGCTACCAGGCCGCCGAAAACTGTGAAATTACCCCGGAATCCGAAAAAACCATCACCGTATGGGGCTGCGGGCCGGTTGGGCAGATGGCGATCCGCTCCTGTTTCCTGCTGGGGGCAAAACGCGTCATCGCCATTGATGAAGTGCCCGAAAGACTGGCCATGGCACGCGCCGGCGGGGCTGAAACCATAGATTTCCGTACCCACAATATTCAGGAAACGCTGGTTGACATGACAGCAGGGCTTGGCCCCGACGCGGTGATCGAAGCTGTCGGCATGGAAGCGCATGGTGCCGATACCATGATGCAGAAAGTCGGGTCGGCCCTGCTGTCCGCCACGACGCTGGAGCGGCCTTTTGCGCTGAACCAGGCCATTCTTGGCTGCAGGCCGGGCGGCATCGTGTCAATGCCGGGTGTCTATGCCGGTGCGCTGGGTCCGGTCATGATTGGCGTACTCATGAACAAGGGCCTGACCCTGCGCACCGGTCAGACCAATACGCAGAAATATCTCGCCCCCCTGCTGGAGCGTATCCGGAACGGGGATATCGACCCGACCTTCGTCATCAGTCATCGCTCCACCAGCCTTGAGGATGGTCCGGCACTTTATGAGAAATTCAGGGACAAGAAAGACAACTGCACCAAGGTTGTCTTTCACCCGCACGGGCGCTGAACCCGCTGCCTTTTCCGCCATGATGGACAATGTGGTCCTGCCGCAGGCAGCGTGGTTCAGGGTGGGCCGTCCGCCGGGGCATGGCCAAACAGGCCAGACAGCATGCGCAGCAGATCCCGGGGGGCAACAGGCTTCTCCAGATAACGCGCCTGCGGGAATTCCGCGGCCAGAGGTGCCTGGTCGCCATAACCGGTGGCAAACACGAAAGGCGTGCCCCGCGCCTGCAGCACGCGCGCCACCGGGGCGGAGGTCTCCCCCGCCACGTTTACGTCCAGCAGTGCCGCATCCACCCCATGCATTTCCAGCACTGCAAATGCCTCCTCTATCGAGGCTGCCAGACAGACCTGCGCCACCCCGTGCGCGCGGAGCATGTCCTCTATATCAAGGGCCACGAGGAATTCATCCTCCAGCACCATGACCGTCCGGCCCGCCAGTGCGGGGGCACCCCCGTCATGCTCCGGCCCGGGGGGCAGCGTGACCTGCACCTTTTGCTTCGGCACCGGGGGCGCATCGACCACGGTGCTGCCCGGCAGCGTGACATCCACCACCACGCCATGGGGCAGGAAGCGGCGCTCCGCCCTGCCCTTCAGGTCATGCACGATCGCGCGTTCGATCAGCAGCCCGCCAAAACCCGACTTGGCGGGCGGGTTCACCATCGGGCCACCACGTTCGCACCAGCAGATGTGGCAATCCTGTCCGTTCCATTCCCACGCAACACTGATCCCGCCCGTGGGTACGGACAATGCGCCATACTTGGCGGCATTGGTTGCCAGTTCATGGAACAGCAGCGCCATGAATGTGAGCGCGCGGGTGCTGAAGCGCAGGCATGGCCCTTCCAGCATGATCCGGCTGGGCTGGCTGTCATAGGGTGCGAGTTCCCCCATGAGCAGTTCCTGCAATGTGGCGCCATGGTCCACCCGCAGCGCCTGGTCATGGGCGTTGGACAGCGCACGGATGCGCCCGCGCAGCGCGGCACTGTAGCTGGCCATGCTGTCATCTTCCGCCGGTGCGCGCGTCACCAGCGCCTGCATGACGGCAAGGATGTTCTTCACCCGGTGGTTCAGTTCATCATTGAGCATGCGCTGGGTGGCCTCGGCCTGCTCCTGTTCACGCAGCTTCTGCTGGTGGGCCGCGGCCATGACCTCCAGCAGGGTGGCGCGCATCTGCGTGGCCAGTTCCACGTCATCGGCCGTCCAGGCAGCACTGCGGCCATGCACGTCCTGCTTCCATATATCAAAACTGGAGCGTGGGGTCAGCCGTGCGCCCAGCCTGCCGCTGGGATAGGTCTTTTCCGGATCGCCACCCCACATGACCGTGCGCACCAGTTCGCGGCGGAACAGGATCAGGTAGTCACGCCGCGCGGGCCAGATGGGCATGACCATGGCCCCCGCAATACCATGTACATCCGCGCCCAGGCCGGGGCAGTCATGCGCCAGATGGTCCGTATGCCAGATCTGGCCATCCGCGCGCGCATCGGCCACACGCAGCATGCAGGCCAGATCCGCAGGCGGCAGGCTCTCGCCACGTGCGGTCCAGCTACCGTCTATCCACACGCCACCGCCATCACACTCGATGATGTCCAGCAGTTCGGATGTCCGGTCACGGAAATAACCGAAAATATCGGACACCCGCGGGGCATCGCGCAGGAAACCGGACAGGAAGCCATGCGCACCATGCAGAAGCCCCAGCCGCCGCGTACGCACCAGGGCGATGATCTGCAGGGCCAGGAATTCCCCCAGCATCTTTGCCGTGGTACGTTCCGGCTACGTCAGCTGGCGGGGCATGTAGTGATGGAAGGCAATCAGCCCCCACAACTGGCCGTCGACAACAAGTGACACCGACATGGAGGCGCGCACGCCCATGTTGCCCAGATATTCGCAGTGCACCGGCGAGACCGCGCGCAGGTGCATGAAACTCATGTCCAGCGCAGGCAGGCCGGGTTCCTCAAGCACCGCGACGCGCTGGAACGTGGCGTCCCCGATCACGCGGATCAGCGAGCGGCGATAAAGCTCACGTGCCTGCGCCGGGATGTCCGTACTGGGGAAATGCTGGCCCAGGAAACTTTCAAGCCCCTGCCTGCGATCTTCCGCGATCACCTTGCCGGACCAGTCCGGCGCGAAGCGGTAGACCATGGCACGATCATAGCCAAACAGGCGGCGCATCTGCGGTATGGCCTGACGCAGCAGGGACAGCACGTCGGCCGGGTCACGCAGTTGCTCATGGACCGCGTGCAGGCCCTCCACAAGTGCCGCCGTCTGTTCCGGCCGGGCTGCCGGTTCACATTCCACCACGATATCCGCACCCACGCGATGCACCACGCAGTCACACCGCACCCCGCCGCGCAGCGCGGTGTCTGTCATGACGCGGGGCCTGCCCTCTTCCATGCCATGTGCAAGGCTGCGCAGGCTGTCCGCCACGCCCTGCCCCATGCATTCATCCAGCGTCATGCCGAAATGGGGTGTGACGGCCGGAAGCCACTCCGTCACATTGGCGGAATAGCGGTTGAGCCGCCAGTCGGCCATGCGAAAAGCCAGGACAAATCCGGCAGGCTGGATGCTGGCGGGAATATGGATGGGCTCACGGTCACAGGTCGTAAGATCCGCCTCGCCAAACGCCACGATGGGCCGGGCTGTCTCATTCATGCCGTGGCGCCTGCCAGTGCTGCGGTGCAGGCCTGCCGCATGGCGGATACGGCTACGTCAAATGTGGCGCAGGCGGCGGCCGTCATCACATCACGGTCGCATGCAGGGGCATCGTCCAGACATGTCAGGAAATCCCGCCAGCCCGTGGCGTGGGCCTGCTCCAGCAGGTGCCCCGCCCCCGTTGCAGGGCCAAAACCCAGCGCCGTTACGCGCGGCAGCAGCACGCGCGCGCCAAGGGACGAGCCTTCGAGAACATAACAGGCTCCCAGCACCTGCGCTGGCGTGACGGGCCTGAACATTACGGCGGGCGTGAAAGACGCAAGCCCCAGGGCCAGCATGTCCTTGCCCAGCGACGCGGCCAGCCGCGTGGGCTGCCATTGCCCCGCGGAAGCGGGCGGACGCAGCCGGTCCAGCCCCGCTTCCATATAGATACGGAATGCCCCGATGCCCCTTACATAACGACGGTACTGATCCGCATCACGCATGGGGCCGACCATGGCATCCAGTTGCACATGGCGCGCCTGTGTCGCGGCTTTCAGATGATGGCGGACGGAGCCTGCATTTCTGGTCAGGGCGGAAGCGGAGGGCAGCACGGTATCCATTCAATCCTGACATGGCCATTCAATCAAATCCGCAACTGAATGACAAAAACAGATGGCAGTCTCCCACTATTGCGCATTCCTCATGTCCATACAAGTGACGGGAGGCAGGGCCTGTGGCACACGACGCGCCGCATCGCCCATGCCCGTACCGCGTTGCCGCCCGTCCCTTACCTGCCGCCCGTACCCATGTAGCAGACAGGCTTGCCGCCGGCGTGGGTCGCACGGCTGTCCCCCGGCGAGAAGTGATCTTCCAGATACTGTTCCAGTTTCTCCAGCGACATGCCTTTCGTTTCAGGCAGGAACCGTGCCACGAAAACGAGGGACATCAGGTTGATCACGGCAAACGCGAAGAAAGTGAACGCCCCGATCCAGTGCAGGACCACCGGAAAGAGGAAGGAGACGGTGGCATTGAAAACCCACTGGGCCGCAACGGAAAGCCCGGTCAGGATGCCCCGCGCCCGCATGGGGAACAGTTCCGACATCAGCAGCCAGTAAAGTGGTGATACCATCATCTGGATGAAAAACAGGGCCAGCAAAATGAAGCCCAGCGCAACCACGCTCTGTGACGGGGCACCGCCCATCAGCAGCAACGTCGCCCCCAGGCCCAGATGGGCGCATATGACACCGGCAAGACCACCCATAAGCGTAAAACGGCGTGCAAACCGCCCGATCATCCATATCCCCAGAAAGGTCGCGCATACGGCAACAACACCCGCGCCGATTGTCGCGATCAGGGCTGCTTCTGTGCCCAGGCCGGTCTGGCGCAGGATGATCGGCGTGAAATACATGAAGGCGTTCACACCGGTAAACTGGGCTGCAAACCCCAGCCCTATCCCGACCATCAGAAGACGCTGGATCCAGGTTTCACCCAGCGCCTCCCGCCATCCCATCTGCTCGGAATCATCATTCACCTGTGCCCTGATCTCGACCATTTCCCTGTGGACCTGCGTATCCGTCGAGCGGATGAGTTCCAGCACATGCCTGGCTTCATCCGCCCGGCCACGACTGGCCAGCCAGCGCGGAGAGCGTGGCACGAACACCAGGCCAAGCCCCAGCAGGCAGGCCGGAACAGCCGCAATCAGGAGCATGATGCGCCAGATGCCGGGGGCACCGGAAAACCTTGCCAGCAGAGCGCTGAGGATGTAGGCGATCAGCTGTCCCGTCACGATCATCATCTCGTTCTGGCTGACCAGTCGCCCGCGTCGGCCCGGGGGTGCCATTTCCGAAATGAACATCGGAACAAGGGCGGAGGCACCACCAACCGCGAACCCGAGTACGGCGCGCATCAGAACCATGACCGGAACAGTCGGCGCCTGTGATGTACCGAGCGCACCGATGACAAAGATGGCGGACAGTCCCATCAGGCTGTCGCGCCGCCCCAGCCGGTCCGCCACGATGCCACATAGCAGCGACCCGACTGCCGCACCCAGCACCAGCGCGGACGTTACAAGCCCCTCGGTCAACGGGGTCAGCCCCAGGCCGCCCTGTGCAGCCGGAAGCTGCATGAACGGAAGCGCGCCCGCGATGACCCCGGTATCATAACCGAACGCCAGCGCCCCCATGGTGACGACCATGACAATCTTGGTTACCAGTTTCTGTGCGTCAGTAAGCTTTTTCATTCATGTATCCACAGCCTTTCAACCGTGTTCCCCTTACGGACGGGCACTGAAAGCTGTCCATTTCTTTCATGCCAGGAAATCAGGAAACACTTGAAGCCGCTGCCGGGTTGCATAATTCCCGCACTGTCAGAAAATTTGTTTATCCTGATTTTTATTTTTCTTTCCCGTTTCTGTCTTAAATTTGAATTCCGTACCAATGATACTGTCCAGACGCCGGGACCACCGGCCATTCCATTAAAATCAGGGCGGGATGTTATTTGTCATCACTCCGGCTGGTGCTCATACACCGCCACCAGCCCTGTTGAGGCAGCAGCCATGATCCCGCATTCCGACAGACCCGCAGAGCCGTTTTTTCTGTGATCGCCTGACGGTTGTAATAGTCCATCGCCCATGGAATGGGGAAAAGCGGTGCACGGCTTTTTTTACCGACACGCTCCCCGTTATCTCACCCGATCTCGCACCCATGCAAACCAGTTTCCTGATCCGGGTGGCGATCCGTGGCACGCCATGCCGAATGTCCTTCCACTCAGGCTGGCCAGTCTGTCTGCAGTCCCGCCCCGTGGCAGTTTCCCGCCATCGGCCATGCTGTCCATTGCTTCACGGAAAAGGAAGCAACGGCCTCAACCGGTCTCTGCCGGCATGACCCGCAGGCAGACGCCTGGTCATCGAGGGTCATGCGCGTATACCTCGTGGCAAGTTTCTCCTCGCCTTGACGCTTTCTGATGAATGCCCGGACCCGGCCCGGATTGGCCTGTTCAATCCGAGAATGAAATCTGTCGCCTGTCTGTCTGCATATTTCGGGAACCACCAAAACCCGTTCCATGCCGACAATGCCTGGAAGGAACCGGGTAAGCCGACCATGACACTCGGGATGTTCGCAAGGGGGCGCCGTCAAAGCCGGGCGGCCGCATGTTGAACGTAGCTGAATGGATCAGGTCATCTTGCAGCATTACGCCGAACCGCCTGTGGTGGCAGTCCAAAGGCGCGCAGGAAAGCGCGCCGCATACGTTCCGGGTCGTGAAATCCCGTTGTGACCGCAATGGTTTCAAGTGGAAGCGTGGAATGCAGGACACGCTCGTGGGCGGTTTCCAGACGCAGGCGTTCAACCGCTTTGGCCGGGCTTGTCCCAACGGAAGCCCGGAACGCACGGGAGAAATTGCGCGGGCTCATTGCCATCTGCTTCGCCAGGACATCCACCGTAAGGCGCTGTGCCAACCGCGTACGTATCCAGCCAAGGAGAGCGGTAAAACGATCCTCGCCCCCGCCCATTTCCAGCAGGGCGGAAAACTGTGACTGCCCACCGGGGCGACGATGGAAGACCACCATCTGCCGTGCCGTCCGGCGCGCCATGTCTTCGCCTAGATCATGGGTTATCAGGGCAAGCGCCAGATCAATCCCGGCACTGATACCGGCGGAAGTCCATACCGGGCCGTCGTGGATGAAAATGGCATCAGGCTCCAGCTTTACGTCGGGGAACAGGCGGCTGAATTTCTGCGCATGCTGCCAGTGCGTGGTCACACGCCGCCCATGCAGCAGGCCGGAGGATGCCAGTACGAACGCACCGGTGCACACACTGCACATGCGTCGTGTCCGTTTCATGCGGTGCTGCAGGAACACCCGCAAGGCCGGACAGTCCATGGCCCTGTCATGCCCTTCACCACCAACGGTGATGAGGGTGTCAAAGTCATCTTCCACCAGATCAGGCGCCATTGTCTGCACGGCGACTTTTGATGAGGATGTCACCAGCCCGCCATGGCGTGACAGCATCTTCAGGTCATACTCCTGCCCGGCCATACGCCCTGCAATTTCAAAGGCCGCGGCGGGACCGGCCGCATCAAGCAGCTGGAAATCCGGATAGAGGACAAAGCCAATGGATCTGGTCATGTCCTGAAATGAGGGATCACTGTCATTTCGTCAACGTCGTGAAGGAAACACAATGGTGCGGCAACCATGACTGCTGCACCACAAGGAACTTATCCATGTCACGACCGCCATTCCCGCCTTTTGATCTTGAAAGCGCAACA
This portion of the Komagataeibacter sp. FNDCF1 genome encodes:
- a CDS encoding sugar porter family MFS transporter, whose translation is MKKLTDAQKLVTKIVMVVTMGALAFGYDTGVIAGALPFMQLPAAQGGLGLTPLTEGLVTSALVLGAAVGSLLCGIVADRLGRRDSLMGLSAIFVIGALGTSQAPTVPVMVLMRAVLGFAVGGASALVPMFISEMAPPGRRGRLVSQNEMMIVTGQLIAYILSALLARFSGAPGIWRIMLLIAAVPACLLGLGLVFVPRSPRWLASRGRADEARHVLELIRSTDTQVHREMVEIRAQVNDDSEQMGWREALGETWIQRLLMVGIGLGFAAQFTGVNAFMYFTPIILRQTGLGTEAALIATIGAGVVAVCATFLGIWMIGRFARRFTLMGGLAGVICAHLGLGATLLLMGGAPSQSVVALGFILLALFFIQMMVSPLYWLLMSELFPMRARGILTGLSVAAQWVFNATVSFLFPVVLHWIGAFTFFAFAVINLMSLVFVARFLPETKGMSLEKLEQYLEDHFSPGDSRATHAGGKPVCYMGTGGR
- a CDS encoding GlxA family transcriptional regulator — protein: MTRSIGFVLYPDFQLLDAAGPAAAFEIAGRMAGQEYDLKMLSRHGGLVTSSSKVAVQTMAPDLVEDDFDTLITVGGEGHDRAMDCPALRVFLQHRMKRTRRMCSVCTGAFVLASSGLLHGRRVTTHWQHAQKFSRLFPDVKLEPDAIFIHDGPVWTSAGISAGIDLALALITHDLGEDMARRTARQMVVFHRRPGGQSQFSALLEMGGGEDRFTALLGWIRTRLAQRLTVDVLAKQMAMSPRNFSRAFRASVGTSPAKAVERLRLETAHERVLHSTLPLETIAVTTGFHDPERMRRAFLRAFGLPPQAVRRNAAR